The sequence below is a genomic window from Salicibibacter cibarius.
TTATTTTACGATGTTTATTTTCCTAAACAGAATTGTGAAAACAACTGATCAATTAATTGATCCGGTGCCGTCTCCCCGACGATCTCGCCAAGGTGTTCCCACGCCCTCGTCACATCAATTTGTACCATATCGACGGGCATGTCCGCCCGGGCTGCTTCCAGCGCTTCGTTGATCGTTTCTTTGGCTTGGTTAAGGAGCGCAATATGCCTTGTGTTCGAGACATAATTCATTTCCGCTGCCTCTACGCCCTCGTCAAAAAACAGATGCGCGATCGCTGCTTCCAAATCCTCGATGCCTTCCTCTTTTAGGAGCGAGGTCGTGACGAGGGGGCGGCTACCGACAAGTTCGCGCACTTGTGATTCATCGATTTCTTTTTTAAGATCCGTTTTATTTAAAACCACAATGGCATTGAAATCTGCAATCGCGGCAAATAGTGCTTCATCTTCTGCGGTCAATGCTTCATTTGCATTTAGGACGAATACGACCAGCTCTGCATCCGATAATGCTTGGCGGGACCGTTCCACACCCATTTTTTCTACAATATCTTCCGTTTCCCGGATGCCGGCGGTATCGATGAGACGCAGGGGGACCCCTTTTACATTCACATACTCTTCCAGGACGTCGCGCGTCGTTCCAGGGATCTCCGTAACGATCGCGCGATTATCCTGGACGAGGGCATTCATCAGCGAGGATTTCCCGACATTGGGCCGGCCGATAATCGCGGTTTCGAGCCCTTCACGTAGTATTTTTCCCTGATGGGCAGTTGCTAAAAGTTGATCGATTTCCGTTTGTACGTCGGTAATTTGCTTTTCCAGCCGTTCCAATGTGACCGATTCCGCATCGTACTCCGGGTAATCAA
It includes:
- the mnmE gene encoding tRNA uridine-5-carboxymethylaminomethyl(34) synthesis GTPase MnmE encodes the protein MEMDTVAAISTPPGEGAIAIIRISGDESVAIADRMYRGKKKLRDVDTHSIHYGHLVQPSTNDTVEEVMVSVLRAPKTFTKEDIIEINVHGGVVSADRVLQLVLTEGARLAEPGEFTKRAFLNGRIDLSQAEGVMDMIRAKTDRAMNVAMKQVEGRLARQIKTLRTRLLEAIAHVEVNIDYPEYDAESVTLERLEKQITDVQTEIDQLLATAHQGKILREGLETAIIGRPNVGKSSLMNALVQDNRAIVTEIPGTTRDVLEEYVNVKGVPLRLIDTAGIRETEDIVEKMGVERSRQALSDAELVVFVLNANEALTAEDEALFAAIADFNAIVVLNKTDLKKEIDESQVRELVGSRPLVTTSLLKEEGIEDLEAAIAHLFFDEGVEAAEMNYVSNTRHIALLNQAKETINEALEAARADMPVDMVQIDVTRAWEHLGEIVGETAPDQLIDQLFSQFCLGK